One region of Juglans regia cultivar Chandler chromosome 4, Walnut 2.0, whole genome shotgun sequence genomic DNA includes:
- the LOC118348135 gene encoding berberine bridge enzyme-like 21, whose product MGKSNPFLYLPTPRILFPFICLFLLFQVSDSWAASDSAHNAFVQCLSSQTKQPDQISKIVYAQNNPSYSSVLRAYIRNARFNTTLTPKPVIIVTPTEESHVQAAVICAKKNGIHIRIRSGGHDYEGVSYVSQDPFVVLDMFNLRSVVVDAKEETAWVQVGATLGEVYYNIWQKSKLHGFPAGVCSTVGVGGHLSGAGYGFMVRKYGLTTDNVLDAKIVDVNGRILDKTSMGEDLFWAIRGGGGASFGVILAFKIKLVPVPEKVTVFRAERTLEENATDIVYRWQQVAPTTDDNLFMRMLIQPVTSKVKKGETTIRASIVALFLGKAEDLITLLSKEFPELGLKKEDVTEMSWIDSVVWAGAGNGNVTSPTVLLDRHPDTAIFGKRKSDYVQKPISKAGLEYIWKKMIELGKVGLVFNPYGGKMNQVQASALPFPHRAGNLFKIQYSISWQDAGIEAEKNFITQSRSLYSYMTPFVSKNPRSAYLNYRDLDIGINHHGMNSYAEGKVYGAMYFHENFDRLVKIKTAVDPDNFFRNEQSIPLASSS is encoded by the coding sequence ATGGGAAAATCAAACCCATTCCTGTATCTGCCAACGCCAAGaatattgtttccttttatctgcctttttcttctttttcaagtcTCTGACTCATGGGCAGCTTCCGATTCTGCCCATAACGCCTTTGTCCAGTGCTTATCATCTCAAACAAAGCAACCAGATCAAATCTCCAAAATAGTTTATGCTCAAAACAACCCTTCCTACTCATCCGTCCTCCGTGCCTACATCCGCAATGCACGCTTCAACACCACATTGACGCCAAAACCTGTCATCATCGTGACCCCGACAGAGGAATCCCATGTCCAAGCTGCCGTGATTTGCGCCAAGAAAAATGGCATCCATATAAGAATCCGCAGCGGCGGCCATGACTACGAGGGCGTCTCGTATGTATCTCAAGACCCATTTGTCGTCCTCGATATGTTTAATCTTCGTTCTGTTGTGGTCGATGCCAAGGAAGAAACTGCATGGGTGCAAGTCGGCGCGACGCTTGGAGaagtttattataatatatggcAGAAGAGCAAGCTGCATGGCTTCCCGGCAGGGGTTTGTTCCACCGTCGGCGTTGGTGGGCACTTAAGTGGCGCTGGATATGGTTTCATGGTTCGGAAATATGGACTTACCACAGATAATGTCCTTGATGCGAAGATCGTGGACGTTAATGGCAGAATCCTTGATAAGACTTCAATGGGAGAAGATCTTTTTTGGGCCattagaggaggaggaggcgcAAGTTTTGGAGTAATACTCGCATTCAAAATAAAGTTGGTTCCTGTTCCGGAAAAGGTTACCGTTTTTAGGGCTGAAAGGACCTTGGAAGAAAACGCGACCGATATTGTCTATCGATGGCAGCAAGTCGCTCCGACCACGGATGACAACCTGTTCATGAGGATGCTGATACAGCCCGTGACATCCAAGGTGAAGAAGGGGGAGACAACAATCCGAGCATCGATCGTCGCATTGTTCCTCGGCAAAGCAGAAGACCTGATCACTTTATTAAGCAAGGAGTTTCCTGAACTAGGTTTGAAGAAGGAAGATGTGACGGAAATGAGTTGGATTGATTCTGTTGTGTGGGCTGGCGCCGGCAATGGCAATGTCACGTCCCCGACAGTCCTCCTCGACCGACACCCCGACACGGCAATCTTCGGGAAGAGGAAATCGGATTACGTGCAGAAACCGATTTCGAAAGCTGGGTTGGAatatatatggaagaaaatGATTGAGCTCGGAAAAGTTGGACTGGTTTTCAATCCTTATGGTGGAAAAATGAACCAAGTACAAGCTTCTGCACTTCCTTTCCCTCATCGTGCAGGGAATTTGTTCAAAATCCAGTACTCAATAAGCTGGCAAGATGCAGGAATTGAGGCAGAAAAGAACTTCATAACTCAATCAAGGAGCCTTTACAGTTACATGACTCCTTTCGTGTCCAAGAACCCTAGAAGTGCATATTTGAACTATAGGGATCTTGACATTGGGATCAATCACCATGGTATGAACAGCTATGCAGAAGGGAAGGTTTATGGAGCCATGTATTTTCATGAAAACTTTGATAGGTTAGTGAAGATCAAGACTGCAGTTGATCCAGACAATTTCTTCCGGAATGAGCAAAGTATCCCTCTGGCATCTTCCTCATAA
- the LOC118348258 gene encoding uncharacterized protein LOC118348258, which yields MGDKVFLRISPMKGVMRFGKKGKLSPRYIGPFEILDRIGSVVYRVALPPAFSGVHNVFHVSMLRKYIHDPTHIIDHEPLQIQEDMTYTEEPLRILDRKEQVLRNRTISLVKVLWNNHATNEA from the coding sequence ATGggagataaggtattcttgagaatttcaccaatgaaaggagttatgagattcggaAAGAAAGGTAAGTTGAGTCCTAGATACATTGGGccgtttgagattcttgatcggattggatCGGTGGTGTACAGGGTGGCTCTACCACCGGCGTTCTCGGGAGTGCAtaatgtgttccatgtgtccatGTTGAGGAAGTATATCCATGACCCCACTCACATCATAGATCATGAACCCTTGCAGATTCAAGAAGACATGACCTACACCGAGGAACCATTACGGATTCTGGAcaggaaagagcaagtgttGCGGAATCGAACTATTTCCTTGGTTaaagtattgtggaataatcatgctaccAATGAAGCATAA